One genomic region from Cucumis melo cultivar AY chromosome 9, USDA_Cmelo_AY_1.0, whole genome shotgun sequence encodes:
- the LOC127150879 gene encoding secreted RxLR effector protein 161-like has product MYRQLVGSLIYLTVTRPDIAYAVHIVSQFMAAPRTTHFTAVLRILCYVKGTLGHGLQFSSQSSLVLSGYSNADWAGDPTDRRSTTGYCFYLGDSLLSWRSKKQSVVSRSSTESEYRALADATVELLWLRWLLVDMGVPQQGPTLLHCDNRSAIQIAHNDVFHERTKHIENDCHFIHHHLLSHTLLLQFVSTTEQPADIFTKALSSTRFNQIRTKLKLTATLPP; this is encoded by the coding sequence CTAACAGTGACTCGTCCAGACATTGCATATGCTGTTCACATTGTTAGCCAATTTATGGCTGCTCCTCGAACCACCCACTTTACTGCCGTACTACGTATCCTTTGTTATGTCAAGGGAACTTTGGGACATGGACTTCAGTTTTCTTCTCAATCCTCTCTTGTATTATCTGGCTATTCTAATGCAGATTGGGCTGGGGATCCCACTGATCGGCGTTCTACAACCGGTTACTGCTTCTACTTAGGCGATTCTCTCCTTTCTTGGCGTAGTAAGAAACAAAGTGTTGTCTCTCGTTCTAGTACTGAATCAGAATATCGTGCTCTTGCTGATGCTACCGTTGAACTTCTATGGCTTCGTTGGCTTCTTGTTGATATGGGTGTTCCTCAGCAGGGTCCCACTCTCCTTCATTGTGACAATCGCAGTGCCATCCAAATTGCCCACAATGACGTTTTCCATGAGCGTACAAAGCACATAGAAAATGATTGTCACTTCATCCATCATCATCTCTTGAGCCACACACTTCTTTTGCAATTTGTCTCCACCACTGAGCAACCAGCCGATATCTTCACCAAAGCCTTATCATCTACTCGCTTCAATCAGATACGTACCAAACTCAAGTTGACAGCTACTCtaccaccttga